A region of Fusarium keratoplasticum isolate Fu6.1 chromosome 6, whole genome shotgun sequence DNA encodes the following proteins:
- a CDS encoding PALP domain-containing protein: MVNLPSPFSDIPRVKLMFDRPVDIEPLSRLTESLGCGARVWILREDRNSGLAFGGNKVRKLEYVLADALAQRADTLVTTGGIQSNHMCQTSAAAARLGLQVALYPKDSVASSDAEYKYAGNVQANGIFGAETFPIGTKEETVIKTLNERGRTPYSIPTGASTHPLGGLGFARWAFELLEQETKLGVTFDVIISATGSCSTLGGMVAGFKLAQKLGYPNSKKRLLGFSILNPSEQEVVDLVLTIAKTAASKIGLSPDDITKDDFEIETSYLGGAYGNLDERTSDGIKELARLEGILTDPVYTGKALTGLLHTARTGAFKDKNVLFCHTGGQAALAAYPRLT; this comes from the exons ATGGTCAACCTTCCATCTCCATTTAGCGACATTCCCCGAGTCAAGCTCATGTTTGACCGTCCCGTCGACATTGAGCCATTATCACGACTGACGGAATCACTGGGTTGCGGGGCACGTGTCTGGATCCTGCGCGAAGACCGCAACTCTGGGCTTGCTTTTGGCGGTAATAAAGTTCGAAAGCTTGAATATGTGTTGGCAGATGCTCTCGCTCAACGCGCGGATACTCTCGTCACTACGGGAGGAATACAGTCCAACCACATGTGCCAGActtcggctgctgctgctcgactTGGTCTGCAG GTTGCTCTATACCCAAAGGATTCTGTGGCCTCCAGCGATGCAGAGTACAAATATGCCGGAAACGTGCAAGCTAATGGCATCTTTGGAGCCGAAACCTTTCCTATTGGCACCAAGGAAGAAACCGTGATCAAGACCCTTAACGAGCGAGGAAGAACTCCTTATTCCATCCCAACGGGAGCAAGTACTCATCCACTTGGCGGTCTTGGGTTCGCTCGTTGGGCATTCGAGTTGCTCGAGCAGGAGACGAAACTGGGCGTGACTTTTGATGTCATCATTTCGGCAACTGGATCTTGCTCGACACTTGGTGGCATGGTTGCCGGTTTCAAACTTGCCCAAAAGCTGGGATATCCAAATTCGAAGAAGAGACTGCTTGGATTCTCAATTTTGAATCCGTCAGAGCAGGAAGTAGTCGACCTGGTCTTGACCATTGCCAAAACCGCAGCTTCCAAGATCGGTCTCTCGCCAGACGACATCACTAAGGACGATTTCGAGATTGAAACTTCGTACCTTGGAGGAGCATATGGGAACCTCGATGAGCGCACCTCTGATGGGATCAAGGAGTTGGCAAGGCTGGAAGGCATTCTGACTGATCCGGTCTATACTGGAAAAGCATTGACTGGGTTGTTGCACACTGCTAGGACCGGCGCTTTCAAGGATAAAAATGTCCTGTTCTGTCATACTGGCGGCCAAGCAGCCCTGGCAGCCTATCCACGTTTGACTTGA
- a CDS encoding Cation-ATPase-N domain-containing protein, with amino-acid sequence MSPPTPPDMESHVSGQSNKPLSRPAHALPAAGVVEELKSNPEVGLTASEAAQRLSEYGPNDLGEEEGVKPIKIFIAQVCNCMTLVLILALAASLGIKAWIEGGALAAIILLNIVIGFFQDLQAARTVHSLKSLSQPTASVFRDGKTIVVQTSDIVPGDIIDLKMGDSVPADIRILDAVNYETNEALLTGESLPVRKNPTMQFDDDTGPGDRLNVCYSSTIVTKGRSKGVVFATGAYTEIGAIAAALNDTGRKKREVKRDENGKATLGAHLTKWLLTIGDMIGEFLGVNVGTPLQRKLSQLFLYVFGFAVVCAIIVLAANKFDPRKDVIIYAVATAVGTLPVSLILVLTITMAAGTKQMVSRKVVVRNMQSLEALGGVTNICSDKTGTLTQGKMVVKMAWLPGFGTYSVPSTNEPYNPEVGDIEFTPFPPTELPSNTDEPKWNTIDRDTEPSTNQALQHYLNIASLANLATVGLESEDGGPQEWRVQGDPTEIAIQVFVTRFNWNRMTLSTGSNPKWTQLAEFPFDSEVKKMSVVFQDNNTGERHLFTKGAVERVLSSCVSMEVGGDVKPMDDAAKDTILENMEAFARLGLRVLALASKSPVHGLPEDLSAAMDRSDFEKDLTFHGLIGIYDPPRPETRGSVQMCQKAGISVHMLTGDHPETARAIAADVAIIPSADRMRLIRGDVAKNMVMAAHDFDHLSDAELDAMPELPLVVARCSPTTKVRMIEALHRRGRYVAMTGDGVNDSPSLKHADVGIAMGLNGSDVAKESSDIILTDDNFASILNAIEEGRRIFDNIQKFILHVLAANVAFVICLLVGLAFKDDSGVSIFVMTPVEIIWMLLVAGAFTETGLGFEQASPDILRRPPQSLKYGVFTPEFLVDLGVYGILMLISILGSSVVVLYGFNNQGLGHDCNTKYSESCETVFSARSTAFTTMTWDFLLFAWQLVDSRRSFFAEIFEQGGSFKAWTMRLWKNPFLFWSVTISTILLPPTLYIPVINRTVFMHSPIDWEWGVIFIAVGVFFAGAEGYKWFKRVYFRRTVAKEFRGEVTDVELYVFGRHIDSDMGSDSNYDMGRKS; translated from the exons ATGTCGCCCCCGACTCCCCCGGACATGGAAAGCCACGTCTCTGGTCAATCCAACAAGCCTCTTTCACGCCCGGCGCACGCTTTGCCAGCCGCTGGGgtcgttgaggagctcaaaTCGAACCCAGAGGTCGGTCTAACTGCTTCTGAGGCGGCTCAGAGACTTTCGGAATATGGTCCCAATGACTtaggcgaggaagagggtgtcaagcccatcaagaTCTTTATCGCTCAGGTTTGCAACTGCATGACTCTT GTCTTAATCCTAGCTCTAGCTGCCAGTCTCGGTATCAAAGCCTGGATCGAAGGCGGCGCCCTCGCAGCCATtatcctcctcaacatcgtcatcggcttcttccaagACCTCCAAGCCGCGAGAACCGTCCACTCGTTAAAGTCCCTTAGCCAGCCCACCGCCAGCGTGTTCCGAGACGGCAAGACCATTGTGGTCCAGACCAGCGACATTGTCCCCGGCGACATCATCGACCTCAAGATGGGCGACTCGGTGCCAGCAGATATCCGAATCTTGGATGCTGTTAACTACGAGACGAACGAAGCCTTGTTGACTGGGGAGTCGCTACCAGTGCGCAAGAATCCGACGATGCAATTCGATGATGATACCGGCCCTGGAGACCGACTCAATGTCTGCTATAGCTCTACCATTGTGACCAAGGGCCGCAGCAAGGGAGTCGTGTTTGCCACCGGAGCCTACACCGAGATTGGAGCCATCGCAGCCGCCCTCAACGATACGGGacgaaagaagagagaagtgAAGCGAGACGAGAACGGCAAGGCAACCTTGGGCGCTCATCTGACCAAGTGGCTGTTGACCATCGGTGATATGATCGGCGAGTTTCTAGGAGTCAATGTCGGCACGCCTCTCCAGCGAAAACTGTCGCAGCTGTTTCTCTACGTCTTTGGTTTTGCGGTCGTTTGTGCCATCATCGTACTCGCCGCCAACAAGTTTGATCCTCGCAAGGACGTCATCATCTATGCCGTCGCCACGGCTGTCGGCACTCTGCCGGTCTCGTTGATCTTGGTTCTGACTATCACGATGGCGGCTGGTACAAAGCAGATGGTTAGCCgcaaggtggtggtgaggaaCATGCAGAGCTTGGAGGCTCTTGGAGGCGTTACAA ATATCTGCTCTGACAAAACCGGTACCCTCACTCAAGGAAAGATGGTTGTCAAGATGGCTTGGCTTCCAGGATTCGGCACCTACTCCGTTCCGTCGACCAATGAGCCCTATAACCCTGAGGTCGGCGACATTGAGTTCACGCCATTCCCTCCAACCGAACTGCCTTCAAACACCGACGAGCCCAAGTGGAACACGATCGATCGCGACACGGAGCCCAGCACCAACCAGGCGCTGCAGCACTACTTGAACATTGCCTCTCTTGCAAACTTGGCTACTGTAGGCCTTGAAAGCGAGGACGGCGGTCCCCAAGAGTGGCGCGTTCAAGGCGACCCTACCGAGATCGCCATCCAGGTCTTTGTCACTCGCTTCAACTGGAACCGCATGACTCTCTCTACCGGATCAAACCCCAAGTGGACCCAGCTCGCCGAGTTTCCTTTCGACTCCGAGGTTAAGAAGATGTCGGTCGTTTTTCAGGATAACAACACCGGGGAGAGACATCTCTTCACCAAGGGTGCTGTTGAGCGTGTTCTTAGCAGCTGTGTCTCGATGGAAGTCGGTGGCGATGTCAAGCCAATGGACGACGCCGCAAAAGACACCATCTTGGAGAACATGGAAGCTTTCGCCCGTCTTGGCCTTCGAGTCCTTGCTCTTGCCAGCAAGTCGCCCGTTCATGGCCTCCCTGAAGATCTGTCTGCGGCCATGGATCGATCTGACTTTGAGAAAGACTTGACCTTCCACGGCCTCATCGGTATCTATGATCCTCCCCGACCTGAGACTCGTGGTAGCGTACAGATGTGCCAAAAGGCTGGCATCAGCGTGCACATGCTTACTGGAGACCATCCCGAAACTGCCCGAGCCATCGCTGCCGATGTTGCCATCATTCCATCTGCTGACAGAATGAGGCTCATCCGCGGTGACGTTGCCAAGAACATGGTTATGGCCGCGCATGATTTCGATCACTTGTCCGATGCTGAATTAGACGCTATGCCTGAGCTGCCTCTTGTCGTCGCGCGATGCTCTCCCACCACAAAAGTTCGCATGATTGAAGCTCTTCACCGCCGCGGTCGGTACGTTGCCATGACGGGCGACGGCGTTAACGATAGTCCTAGCTTGAAGCACGCCGACGTTGGTATTGCCATGGGTCTCAACGGCTCAGATGTTGCCAAGGAGTCTTCCGATATTATCCTAACTGATGATAATTTTGCATCTAttctcaacgccatcgaAGAAGGTCGCCGCATTTTTGACAACATTCAGAAGTTCATCCTGCACGTTCTCGCTGCTAATGTCGCCTTCGTTATTTGCCTCCTCGTCGGACTAGCTTTCAAGGATGACAGTGGCGTTTCCATCTTTGTCATGACTCCTGTGGAAATCATTTGGATGCTTCTGGTTGCTGGTGCCTTTACTGAGACTGGTCTCGGTTTCGAGCAGGCTTCTCCCGACATTCTGCGTCGACCACCTCAAAGT CTCAAGTATGGCGTGTTTACTCCCGAGTTCCTCGTCGATCTTGGAGTCTATGGGATCCTGATGCTCATCTCCATTCTTGGGTCCTCTGTTGTCGTCCTGTATGGCTTCAACAACCAAGGCCTCGGACACGACTGCAACACCAAGTACTCGGAATCCTGTGAGACGGTCTTTTCCGCTCGATCTACCGCATTCACCACCATGACCTGGgactttctcctcttcgctTGGCAGCTAGTCGACTCTCGCCGATCATTCTTTGCAGAAATCTTTGAGCAAGGCGGCAGCTTCAAGGCTTGGACCATGCGCCTGTGGAAGAACCCCTTCCTGTTCTGGTCCGTCACTATTAGCACTATCCTACTACCGCCGACTCTTTACATCCCCGTCATCAACCGCACCGTCTTTATGCACAGCCCTATCGACTGGGAGTGGGGagtcatcttcatcgccgtGGGTGTCTTCTTTGCCGGTGCCGAAGGATATAAGTGGTTCAAGCGTGTGTACTTCCGCCGAACCGTGGCAAAGGAGTTTAGGGGCGAGGTAACTGACGTTGAACTCTACGTCTTTGGTCGACACATTGACTCTGACATGGGGAGCGACTCCAACTATGACATGGGCCGAAAGTCATGA
- a CDS encoding Acyl-transf-3 domain-containing protein translates to MSPPSSGLLDSVEDWDEIKADLNPDWALNKEWKSYWKPAPAGGKLQQAIKRVRSFIRARSLPSPEKLRPTAYLDGLRGFAALLVYFHHHELWAHEISKQTPIFENGFGYEGNYYFVSLPGIRHFFSGGHYAVSTFFVISGYVLSLKPLTLIQAGEHLQLGDNLASALFRRWLRLFLPLIMALLIYITTWHLFGIWVRDIDQQKTWFAEVREFYKEFKNFSFIYKVGGAPWLSHDRHLWSIPVEFRGSIAIYAAMQAFSRCTRNARLWCEVGLIVYFMYITDGSHYAMFTAGMLLCDLDLLAKRGELPRFLARLDSVKEFIYYHLLVFSLFLGGVPSENREIDQLAKNRGWYYLSALNPQAVYDYKWFYLFWAAVFLVASIPRILWLKGFFETRFCQYLGRISFALYLVHGPVLWTLGDRLYLATGWQNGDLMKGIPHWADKLLLPRTGPLGLEISFLMPHLILMPLTFGLAELTHRFIDTPSVKFASWLYKKAVGESPGKQARS, encoded by the coding sequence ATGTCGCCCCCAAGCAGCGGTCTCCTCGACAGTGTCGAAGACTgggacgagatcaaggctgacCTCAACCCCGACTGGGCCCTCAACAAAGAATGGAAGTCATACTGGAAACCAGCGCCAGCAGGCGGAAAACTGCAGCAAGCCATCAAAAGAGTCAGATCTTTTATTCGAGCAAGATCATTACCCTCGCCTGAGAAGCTGCGCCCAACTGCCTATTTGGATGGGCTCCGGGGCTTTGCAGCCCTGCTCGTCTACTTTCACCACCATGAGCTCTGGGCGCACGAGATCAGTAAACAGACTCCCATCTTTGAGAATGGCTTTGGGTATGAGGGAAACTATTACTTTGTTTCCCTGCCTGGCATCAGACACTTCTTCTCTGGAGGCCATTACGCCGTGTCGACCTTCTTCGTCATCTCGGGCTACGTCTTGTCGCTGAAGCCCCTCACCTTGATCCAAGCCGGTGAACACCTTCAACTTGGCGACAACCTCGCCTCTGCACTCTTCAGACGCTGGCTCCGCCTCTTTCTCCCACTCATCATGGCATTGCTCATCTACATCACGACATGGCACCTATTCGGCATCTGGGTTCGCGACATTGATCAGCAAAAGACGTGGTTCGCCGAAGTTCGAGAATTCTACAAGGAGTTCAAGAACTTTAGCTTCATCTACAAAGTCGGCGGCGCACCGTGGCTCAGCCACGATAGACACCTGTGGTCCATACCCGTCGAGTTCAGAGgatccatcgccatctaCGCGGCCATGCAGGCCTTTTCACGCTGCACGCGAAATGCTCGGCTATGGTGCGAGGTCGGTCTTATCGTGTACTTTATGTACATCACTGATGGGTCGCACTACGCCATGTTTACTGCTGGCATGCTGCTCTGCGACTTGGACCTGTTGGCGAAGAGGGGAGAGCTGCCACGCTTCCTGGCACGTCTTGACTCAGTGAAGGAGTTCATCTATTACcacctcctcgtcttcagtCTGTTCCTTGGCGGAGTCCCCTCCGAGAACCGCGAGATTGACCAGCTTGCAAAGAACCGTGGCTGGTACTATCTATCAGCTCTCAACCCTCAAGCCGTCTACGACTACAAGTGGTTCTACCTCTTCTGGGCCGCCGTGTTCCTGGTGGCTTCCATCCCTCGAATCCTGTGGCTCAAGGGCTTCTTCGAGACAAGATTTTGCCAATATCTTGGCCGCATCTCTTTTGCCCTGTACCTGGTCCACGGGCCAGTGCTCTGGACCCTTGGCGACAGGCTATACCTGGCCACGGGTTGGCAGAATGGGGACCTGATGAAGGGCATCCCCCACTGGGCAGATAAGCTACTACTGCCGAGAACAGGGCCATTGGGCCTGGAGATTTCATTCCTAATGCCGCATCTCATCCTTATGCCGTTGACCTTCGGCTTGGCTGAGCTGACGCACAGGTTTATCGACACACCCAGTGTCAAATTTGCATCATGGCTCTACAAGAAGGCCGTGGGGGAGTCACCCGGCAAGCAAGCACGATCTTAG